Within Vanessa atalanta chromosome 11, ilVanAtal1.2, whole genome shotgun sequence, the genomic segment ttcaaataattagttaatgaTAGCACTATATTCTTATAATCGACGAGCAATTAATTACTGTTTTGAAATGATTGCtatatatacgttttaattattttaaagtgctTAGTTctattgtgtttttaaataagtactgGTTGTAATTTACACCACAATTTTTATGATTCTTTGATCAAATACTATGGTATATTTGTTTCTTGATAAGTTcgaaagtgaaaaaaatattgatatgagTTGTAATTCTGGTCTATCTTTGCACAAGGATGGTGAAATGGTCGTAACTGTAAGTACTTATATCAGCTTAgacaagaatattaaaaaatatatttgcagaatataatatgtattaatagcaATGTTGTATTATTAGTTAGCtagaaatgtttgaaaaaaaatgttaataaatatttatttaataataaagagaaACTAAAGTTATCATTtagtactaaaaattaaaaaaacttacagtttgataacatttttatcattttcagaATATGAACTTTTTCCAAAATTTTCgcttaaaaaaatcaaagagaTATCGGAGTGCTTTTACTACGGAGCAAATTAATTACTTAGAAAACGAATTTAGAAAGTTTCCATATATTGGAAACACAAATCGAAAAGAAGTTgctaatattttagatatttcggAAAGAGCCGTCAAAATATGGTTTCAGAATAGACGGATGAAAGAGAAGAGAGAAGTCAATGGTAATAAGGAATCGCATATAGAAGACaaaaacagtatttataattattctaggGACCTGTTAAACAATAGTAATGTGCAAGCTAATATTGATTGtggttttaataattcattgccATCGAATCAAAGGGGTAAATCAAAAGAATCAACTATAAAAGACCTAAaggttcattataatttaaatgataaacatGTTCCGTCCActcaaataaagattaaaaatatcaaaatgtcttgtaataaacataacataaggaAAGAATCGAAAAAAGGTAAtagaaattcaaatatatttaagtctATTACACCACCAAAAATTAAATGTGAGACCACAAAATTGCTAGCAGAACCTCTAAAGATTATTCATAAAACTACACATTTTAACGAAGGGTTTACAAATCAAGAAAGGAATGCTCTTCCTTGtcacaataaaaaagaaactgaaGTTGCGCAAGATCTAACAACGAGAAGTAAAAGAATGAAAGATCATCAGCAATTTGATCTAGTTAATTCTAACATTGACCAAAGATTTATGCCATTTTATACGCAAGGATATTATGCACCTACGCAATTAACAGCTACATCAACATTGAATACTGGTAATATCATTTGGAAGCCCGTCAACGTGATGCCGATGCCGATACCGGGTTTAGCGACATGTCCACCATTTTCAGCCACACATAACTGCTCTGGAATCTCCTCTAACAATCAAGACGTTTCAAAAGGTACTTGCAACTGTCACGGTCCGCATTGGTTTAACACACGATCACAATGTGTCGCTAGCACGCAGCCGCAATATATATTTGCGATTCCGTTTAGTAATACAGCCAATAAAATCTGATCTATGACGTAtcgtattatatgtttttatttatggaaacgTCTAGgagaataaatgaatattttcaatatattttattcatgtgtgtttatttattttattggatcctttcacctttttttattaatatacaactaTAAAACTATTCTGTATgtcaaaatgttaatataaaatctagTTGAGTACAGTTTTCGAAGAAGCATGGAGacacaaataacaataattaacaaaagaatataaaatgttgtagaaaatagaatagcaactgtagataatatatagaaattttattattaacaatatttcagaaaatgtcttaaaagtaacttaaaattttctaattattataaattacaatatactttaaacttaaaaagaagaacaaacatttgtatattacaattaaattgagTTTATCTATAAAGTACATCACTGAgtagtgtaaaaataatataccttaaaactaataaatttatgattttatttttataaataacataaatgttataatttttatataattctgagtaatatattaataggcttaataattatagtataatctATGgtctatgaataaaaatataatatttaaaaataatttaaatcgaagCCATTTGATGTCCAGTTATACATGTTATTATCATTTCGATGATTAGTTTGATCATCTAAGTTCGTGTATTCAGGAGTCGTTGCTGGATAATATTGTGTGGGATAAATACCTGCAtcatttcgaaaatattcaccAGTATGGAAACCTGTGTTGTAATTTGTATACGACAATGTATCATAATTCTGATAATAACCTGCGTAAAGGGATTCAGTGGTAATATTACCTTCATATGGATTGAAATAGCATTCTCTTTCTGTAGCGGGTCTTTGAGTGGTTGGTTTTTGATTACTGTTATCGTGTACGTATTTGGTAGTATTGTTTGGTATTAAATTATCCGATGGGGGCGATACAGGTTCGATGGCAAAGCATTCGCTCGAAGAGTCACAGCTCGATTCAGATGATTCTTTCTTCTCTTTCATTCTTCTGTTTTGAAACCAAACTTTTATACATTTCTCTCCGATCATCAAGCATTGCGAGAGCTCCTTGCGACGTTCTGCATCTATGTATTTTGAACGACAGAATGTTTTCTCTAACACCCTCAATTGTTCTGTTGTGTACGCTGTCCGATTgcgtttatttttcttctttattgTTTTCGTAACGGTtgattctgaaaaaaaaaaacaaaataacttggtgaataataaaattttgttaagtgAGATTCAAATCTGAACCAAAAATAACTCATTAGTTAATGTGTTATGATACATTAAGAGTTTGATAAAATcttgtttttagttttaatatttaaa encodes:
- the LOC125067511 gene encoding uncharacterized protein LOC125067511; its protein translation is MVYLFLDKFESEKNIDMSCNSGLSLHKDGEMVVTNMNFFQNFRLKKSKRYRSAFTTEQINYLENEFRKFPYIGNTNRKEVANILDISERAVKIWFQNRRMKEKREVNGNKESHIEDKNSIYNYSRDLLNNSNVQANIDCGFNNSLPSNQRGKSKESTIKDLKSITPPKIKCETTKLLAEPLKIIHKTTHFNEGFTNQERNALPCHNKKETEVAQDLTTRSKRMKDHQQFDLVNSNIDQRFMPFYTQGYYAPTQLTATSTLNTGNIIWKPVNVMPMPIPGLATCPPFSATHNCSGISSNNQDVSKGTCNCHGPHWFNTRSQCVASTQPQYIFAIPFSNTANKI
- the LOC125067381 gene encoding homeobox protein pnx-like, with translation MFQNVLMTALTPLCDTNEIQQWENQPFAKKWPEPKYSKESTVTKTIKKKNKRNRTAYTTEQLRVLEKTFCRSKYIDAERRKELSQCLMIGEKCIKVWFQNRRMKEKKESSESSCDSSSECFAIEPVSPPSDNLIPNNTTKYVHDNSNQKPTTQRPATERECYFNPYEGNITTESLYAGYYQNYDTLSYTNYNTGFHTGEYFRNDAGIYPTQYYPATTPEYTNLDDQTNHRNDNNMYNWTSNGFDLNYF